One stretch of Arachis hypogaea cultivar Tifrunner chromosome 20, arahy.Tifrunner.gnm2.J5K5, whole genome shotgun sequence DNA includes these proteins:
- the LOC112784046 gene encoding jasmonate-induced oxygenase 2, giving the protein MNESSSSSSRAMGTVDVDQAFIQEPEHRPSLSIIEGQGIPVIDLSPVTSNNPSLSSIDALVKEIGSACKEWGFFQVTNHGVPLSLRRNLLEASKSFFAQSFQDKKKVSRDETSASGYYDTEHTKNVRDWKEVFDFLAKEPTLFPLTSDEHDDRILHWTNKNPQHPPHFRDILKEYIKEMEKLSYKLLELIALSLGLESKRFEEFFGDQTSFVRLNYYPPCPYPHLALGVGPHKDSGALTILDQDDVGGLQVKRKTHDQEWINVEPIPHAYIINLADMIQVWSNGAYESVEHRVIVNSEKERFSIPYFLFPAHDIEVKPLKELIHEHNPPKYRPYKSGKFLLKRFEGNFQKHREENLQIHHFKIA; this is encoded by the exons atgaatgaatcatcatcatcgtcatcacgaGCCATGGGGACAGTTGACGTTGACCAAGCATTCATCCAAGAACCAGAACACAGGCCAAGTCTCTCCATCATTGAAGGACAAGGGATTCCAGTCATAGACCTCTCCCCTGTAACATCAAACAACCCTTCTCTTTCTTCCATTGACGCGCTGGTGAAGGAGATCGGAAGCGCGTGCAAGGAATGGGGATTCTTCCAAGTAACAAACCATGGTGTGCCTCTCTCTCTGAGGCGGAACCTTCTGGAAGCTTCCAAGAGCTTCTTTGCTCAGAGCTTCCAAGATAAGAAGAAAGTTAGCAGAGATGAAACGTCTGCCAGCGGTTACTATGACACTGAGCACACAAAGAACGTTAGGGATTGGAAGGAAGTGTTTGATTTTCTAGCCAAAGAACCTACTCTTTTTCCCCTCACTTCTGATGAACACGATGATCGAATCCTTCATTGGACTAATAAAAATCCTCAACACCCTCCACACTTCAG AGATATACTAAAGGAGTATATCAAGGAGATGGAAAAGCTAAGCTACAAATTGTTGGAGCTGATTGCTCTGAGCTTGGGACTTGAATCTAAGAGGTTCGAAGAATTCTTCGGAGACCAAACAAGCTTTGTTCGATTGAACTATTACCCTCCATGCCCTTACCCTCACCTAGCTCTTGGGGTGGGTCCACACAAGGACTCTGGTGCCTTAACCATTCTTGACCAAGACGATGTTGGAGGTCTTCAAGTCAAACGCAAGACGCACGACCAAGAATGGATCAACGTTGAACCAATCCCACATGCTTATATCATCAATCTCGCTGATATGATTCAG GTTTGGAGCAATGGTGCATATGAGAGTGTGGAACACAGAGTAATAGTTAACTCGGAGAAGGAAAGGTTTTCCATTCCATACTTCTTGTTCCCTGCACATGACATTGAAGTGAAGCCATTGAAGGAGCTGATACATGAACACAACCCTCCAAAATATCGGCCTTACAAGTCAGGGAAGTTTCTTCTCAAAAGATTTGAAGGCAATTTCCAGAAACATAGAGAGGAGAACCTTCAAATTCATCACTTTAAGATAGCCTAA